From Pseudomonas sp. stari2:
CAGCGGCACGCGCTCGGCGACGACGATGTTCATGTCGGTCAGGGCTTTGACCTTGCGCGGGTTGTTGGTCATCAGGCGCAGGGATTTCACGCCCAGATGCTCGAGCATCGGCAGGCACATGGCGTAGTCACGCTGGTCGGCGGCAAAGCCCAGACGCTCGTTGGCTTCAACAGTGTCGGCGCCGCCGTCCTGCAATTCGTAGGCGCGAATCTTGTTCAGCAGGCCAATGCCACGACCTTCCTGACGCAGATACAGCAACACGCCACGGCCTTCACGGGCGATTGCCTTGAGGGCGGCCTCCAGTTGCGAGCCGCAATCGCAACGCTGGCTGAACAAGGCATCGCCGGTCAGGCATTCGGAGTGCAACCGGCCGAGTACCGGGGCACCGTCGGCAATCTCACCCAGGCTCAGCACGACGTGCTCGCGGCCGGTGGCTTCATCGAGAAAACCGTGCATGGTGAATTGCGCAAAAGGCGTTGGCAGCTTGGAAGCGGCGACAAAAACGACAGGCACCGGTGTGCTCCTGATCTAAAAAGTCCGAGATTCGCTGGGCGGCATTGTAACAGCAGGTTCCTGCAGACGCTTAGGCTGAATTATCGGCCATAACGATCAAAAAGTTTGATGACAGGCCTGCCTTCATTGCCTTGAGTCGAACGGATACGGCTGTTTCCAGCGTTCGAAGATGGGCTTCAGCTCGCCGCTTTTCACCAGTTGATCCATGCGCTGGTCGTAGATCGACATCAGTGCACGGGCCTGAGGGGTATCGGCAAAGCCGAGGTACAGCGGCAGCTCCGCCAGATGCGAGTAACGGTATTGCGAAGGGTCGGCGGCATTTCTCACCACCGCTTCGATTTCCGTCAGTGCGTCGATGTAGTAATCCGCCCGCCCCTGTTTGAGCATCGACAGGATCCCGGTGCGGCGCTCGATCTGGTTGTAACGCTTGATGTTCGGCAGGTAGGTCTCATAACGATAACCCCGCACCCAGGCCAGCCGGTATTTGCCGAGGGTAGCCTCGGTCGGTGCCGGATTGCTGGCCAGCCCCAGCGCGTAGATGTGATCGGAATCGAAGTTCCAGCGCGGATACAGCACTTGTTCGGCTTCACCGCGATAGGAGCCGACCAGCGCGTCGACTTCCTTCAACTGCACCAGCCCCACCGAACGGGTGTACGGCACGGTGCGGATATCCAGAGTCACGCCGGCCGGTTCGAACACCTTGCGCAGGACGTCCCAGCCCAGGCCGTGGCCGTCGGCGGCGGTGTAGTCTTCCCAGTCTTCGCTGGCCAGGTGAATGACCGACGGCGGCGCATCCTGTGCATGGGCAACAGCACCCAGCAGGATAAAAAACAGTATCGCCAACCCGCGTCGAGCCATCCCTGTGTCCCTCATCCACGCCTTGAAATCAGGCGAAAATCCACACCAGACCCTGCATCGCCAACCAGGCGAACACGCCCGCCAGCACATCGTCGAGCATGATGCCGACGCCGCCATGTACATGCCGGTCGATCCAGCGGATCGGCCATGGCTTGAGGATGTCGAAGAAGCGGAACATCAAGAACCCCGCGAGCAACCAGTACCAGCCTTCCGGCACCAGCCACAGGGTGATCCACATCCCGACCATTTCGTCCCAGACGATGCCCTCGTGGTCGTGCACCCGCAGATCGTCGGCCACCTTGCCGCACAGCCAGAAGCCGAACAGCATGGTGATCCCGAGCATCAGCCAGTAACCCCAGTCGGGCAACATCTGCCACAACGGAATAAAGGGTAGCGCAACTAACGAGCCCCACGTGCCCGGTGCTTTCGGCAAGGTGCCCGAACCGAAGCCGAATGCTATGAAATGCCAGGGATTGCGCCAGACCGACGGCGGAACGAATTCGCCGGGAACCTGTTTCGGGTGATCTGTCACGGTGACTCCTGAAAATGTTGATAACCCCGGATTTGCGGGGTGATGTCATGCCCTTCGCGGTCCAGCAGCACCACGCCCTGCCCCTCGGCCACGCGCCCGATCACATGGATCGGCCAGCCATCGGCCAGCAACGCCGGCAATTCGACGGACGGCAGGGTAAAGGCCAGCACGTAATCATCGCCACCGCTCAACGCCGCACGCTCGGCACCGCGCTGGCCGAGAGACGCCACTAGCGCATCCGACAGCGGCACTCGCTCGCGCTCAATTTCGAGGCGAACCTTCGAAGCCAATGCGATATGGCCGCAATCGGCGAGCAGGCCATCGGAGATATCCAGCGCCGAAGTGGCCTTGCCCCGCAGGGCCTGACCGAGAGCAAGTTGCGGCTGCGGCGACCAGTAATGATCGAGCAGTGGCTGGGCGATGTCAGGCTCTGCCTCGCGCTGCCCCAGCACCAGCGGCAAAGCCCCGGCGGCATTGCCCAATTCACCGCCGACACACAGCAGATCCCCCGGCTGCGCGCCGCTGCGAGTCAGGGCCTGACCGGTCGGAACACGACCGAACACGGTGACGGTGAGGCTCAACGGCCCGCGCGTCGTGTCGCCGCCGACCAGCGCCACACTGCAGCTTTGCGCCATGCGGTTCAAACCGCGGGCATAGGCTTGCAGCCAATCGGCAGTCACCGTCGGCAAGGTCAGGGCAAGGGTAAAGGCAACGGGCGTGGCGCCCATGGCAGCGAGGTCGCTGACCGCCACGGCCAGCGAGCGCTGACCGAGCAGAAACGGATCGCAGGGATCGGCGAAATGCACGCCGGCCACCAGCGTATCGGTGGAGATCGCCAGTTGTTCCCCGGAAGGAACCGCCAGCAAGGCGCAGTCGTCGCCGATCCCCAGTGCAACGCCCTCGCCGCCCTGCGCACAAGGCGCGGCGGCGAAGAAATTGCGGATCAGCTCAAACTCGCCCATGAGGTATCAAGCGCGTTTTAGCGCTTGAACGCCTTCACTTCAGCTTCACGCAGGCGCGGAGCCAGCTTGTCGAGCACGCCGTTGACGAACTTGTGGCCGTCGGTGGAACCGAAGACCTTGGCCAGTTCGATACCTTCGTTGATCACAACGCGGTACGGCACGTCGACGCGCTTGAGCAGTTCCCAGGTGGACAGGCGCAGAACCGCCAGTTCAACCGGGTCCAGCTCTTCGATCGCCAGGTCCAGACAAGGCTTGAGCGCGGTGTCGATTTCGGTACGGTTGGCCGGAACCCCGTGGAGGATTTCACGGAAGTACGCGCCATCGACATCGGTGAAATCGTTATCGACCCGGAACTGCGCTTCGATCTCGTTCAGCGAAGCCTTGGCCATGTGCCATTGATACAGGGCCTGAGTCGCGAGCTGACGGGCTTCGCGGCGCTTGGCGCTCTTCGATGGCTTGCCGGCATCCGCAGGTTTCGGATCGCGCGGGTTGAAACGATCGCTATCGTCGCTAATCACTTGGCCTCCAACTGCGCCAGCAGGCTGACCATTTCCAGAGCGGACAGGGCAGCTTCAGCACCTTTGTTGCCGGCCTTGGTGCCGGAACGTTCGATGGCTTGCTCGATGGAATCAACGGTCAGGACGCCGAAAGCGACCGGTACGCCGAATTCCATGGACACCTGGGCCAGGCCCTTGGTGCATTCGCCAGCCACGTATTCGAAGTGCGGAGTGCCGCCACGAATGACCGCGCCCAGGGCGATGATTGCTGCGAACTCGCCTTTCTGGGCGACTTTTTGCGCAACCAGCGGGATTTCGAAGGCGCCAGGTGCGCGGATGATGGTGATATCGCTTTCGCTCACGCCGTGGCGAACCAGGGCATCAACTGCACCGCTGACCAGGCTTTCAACCACGAAGCTGTTGAAACGGCCCACTACCAAAGCGTAGCGGCCTTTAGGGGCGATGAAGGTACCTTCGATGGTCTTCAGGGTCATTCGTCAGATCTCTTAAAGAGCCGGGACGCGTCTGTTTCGCGTCCCTCAGTGATTTATTTGCCGCGAATTCGGGTCCGGAAACAACCGGTCATTATTCGGAGGGCACGTATTCTACAACTTCCAGATCGAAACCGGATATCGCATTAAATTTCATCGGTGCCGACATCAGGCGCATTTTGCGCACGCCGAGGTCACGCAGAATCTGCGAACCGGCACCGACGATGCTGTAGGTGGTCGGTTTTTTCACCGCCGCCTGATCGCCGGTTTCGCGGATATGCGCCAGCAACACGTCGCCATCCAGTGGGTGACCGAGCAACAGCACCACACCGCTGCCGGCCTCGGCGACCGCAGCCATCGCGGCGCGCAGGCTCCAGCGGCCCGGCTGCTTGACCATCAGCAGGTCGCGCAGCGGGTCCATGTTGTGCACGCGAACCAAGGTCGGCTCTTCGGCACAAACGGTGCCCAGGGTCAGTGCCATGTGCACGTCGCCTTCCACGGAGTCACGATAGGTCACCAGGTTGAATTGGCCCAGTTCGCTGTCCAGTGGCTGCTCGGCAATCCGCTGAACGGTACGTTCGTGGATCATCCGGTAGTGAATCAGGTCGGCGATGGTGCCGATCTTGATGTTGTGCTCGGCCGCAAAAGCTTCCAGCTCGGCGCGACGGGACATGGTGCCGTCGTCGTTCATCACTTCGCAGATCACGCCGCTCGGCTCGAAACCGGCCATGCGCGCCAGGTCGCAGGCGGCTTCGGTGTGGCCTGCCCGGGCCAGGGTGCCGCCGGCCTGGGCCATCAGCGGGAAGATGTGGCCCGGGCTGACGATGTCTTCGGCTTTCGCGTCTTTCGCAGCGGCCGCTTGCACGGTGCGTGCGCGGTCAGCGGCGGAGATGCCGGTGGTCACGCCTTCGGCGGCTTCGATCGAAACGGTGAACTTGGTGCCGAAACCGGAACCGTTGCGCGGCGCCATCAGCGGCAGCTTCAGGGTTTCGCAGCGCTCGCGGCTCATCGGCATGCAGATCAGGCCACGGGCGTGCTTGGCCATGAAGTTGATGTGCTCGGCCTTGCAGCATTCGGCGGCCATGATCAGGTCGCCTTCGTTCTCGCGGTCTTCGTCATCCATGAGGATGACCATCTTGCCTTGGCGGATGTCTTCAACCAGTTCTTCGATGCTATTGAGCGCCACAAGGCACCCCCTTCAGTCAGGATTTGAGGTAGCCGTTGGCGGCCAGAAAGCTTTCAGTGATGCCACCGGACGTTGGCTCTGCAGCCTTGTCGCCCAACAGCAGACGCTCCAGATAACGCGCCAGCAAGTCAACTTCCAGGTTCACCCGGCGACCTGGCTTGTAGGACGCCATGATGGTTTCGCTCAAGGTGTGCGGAATGATCGTCAGCAGGAATTCGGCGCCATCGACCGCGTTCACGGTCAGGCTGGTGCCGTCGACGGTGATCGAGCCTTTGTGGGCAATGTACTTGGCCAGTTCCTTCGGCGCGCGGATGCGAAATTCCACGGCGCGGGCATTGTCGCTGCGCGAGACCACTTCGCCGACACCATCGACGTGACCGCTGACCAGATGTCCACCGAGACGGGTGGTCGGGGTCAGGGCTTTTTCCAGGTTGACCGGGCTGCCGCTTTTCAGGTCATTCATGGCGGTGCAGTCAAGGGTTTCGCGACTGACGTCGGCGGCAAAGCCGTCGCCCGGCAGCTCAACTGCAGTCAGGCACACGCCGTTGACCGCGATGCTGTCGCCGAGTTTGACGTCGCTCAGGTCGAGCTTGCCGGTTTCGACATGCACCCGCACATCACCGCCCTTTGGGGTCAGTGCGCGGATACTGCCGATGGATTCGATGATGCCGGTAAACATGGGGTTCTCCTTGAGAACGAAGCCAGCGCTAACGCGATGGCCGGGAATTATACGCTCGCCGATGAGACAGGGATTGCAGTGACTCGCCAGTCATCGCCAACCGCGCGAATTTCAGTGATTTTCAGCTCCGGCGCATCCTTCATATAGGCTAGCGGCCAGTCCAGCAGCGGACGCGCCGTGGAGCCGAGGAACCTGCCGGCGATGAAGATCACGAACTCGTCGACCAGACCGAGCCGGGCAAATGCGCCGGCCAGTCGCGGGCCGGCCTCGACCAGCACTTCGTTGACGCCACGACTGGCCAGCTCGATCAGCAATTGATGCAGATCGACCTGACCGTCATCACCCGGCACGATCAGGCATTCCGGGCCATGGGCGTACTGTTCTTCGATGGCCACGCAGGTGGCAACCAACGCCGGGCCGGCCTTGAAGAACGGTGCATCCAGCGGCACTCGCAGACGTCCGTCAATCAGTACCCGCAGCGGCGGACGGCTCAGGGCCAGCGCGGTTTGCCCGGCATCCAGACCCAGCTCATCGCCGCGCACGGTCAGCCGAGCGCCGTCGGCCAGCACCGTATCGGCGCCAGTCAGCACCACGCTGGCCTGGGCGCGCAAGCGCTGCACCGCTGAACGTGCGGCCGGGCCGGTAATCCATTGGCTTTCGCCACTTTCCATCGCGGTGCGACCGTCGAGGCTCATGGCCAACTTGACCCGCACAAACGGCAGGCCGTGTTCCATGCGCTTCAGAAAACCTTGATTGAGCTTGCGCGCTTCGGCTTCCAGCACACCGCTTTCAGTGGCAATGCCGGCATCGGCCAGACGTTGCAGACCTCGTCCGGCCACTTGCGGATTGGGATCGCGCATCGCCGCGACCACCCGACCGACACCAGCATTCACCAGCGCATCAGCGCAGGGCGGTGTGCGGCCGTGGTGGCTGCAAGGTTCGAGAGTGACGTAAGCGGTGGCGCCCCGGGCCAGTTCACCGGCGGCGCGCAGGGCGTGGACTTCGGCGTGGGGTTCGCCGGCGCGCTCATGCCAGCCTTCGCCGACAATCTGCCCGTCGCGCACGATCACACAGCCGACCCGTGGATTGGGATGAGTCGTGTAGTGCCCCTTGCGCGCCAGCTCCAGGGCCCGGGCCATGAAATGGACGTCGAGGATGGCCTGCTCGGCGGCGGTGGTCATTCTTTCACCGGTTCACGGGCGAGACGATCGATCTCTTCGCGGAACTCGTTGAGGTCCTGGAAGCGGCGGTACACGGAAGCGAAACGGATGTAGGCGACTTCATCGAGCTTTTGCAGCTCGGCCATCACCAGTTCGCCGACCACGAGGGATTTGACCTCGCGTTCGCCGGTGGCGCGCAGCTTGTGTTTGATGTGCACCAGCGAGGACTCGAGACGCTCGACGCTCACCGGACGTTTCTCCAGGGCGCGCTGCATGCCGGCGCGGAGTTTTTCTTCGTCGAACGGTTGGCGGCTGCCGTCGGTTTTGATCAGGCGCGGCAACACCAGTTCGGCCGTCTCGAACGTCGTGAAACGTTCGCCGCAGGCTAGGCATTCACGCCGGCGGCGCACCTGTTCGCCCTCGGCGACCAGACGCGAGTCGATGACCTTGGTGTCGTTGGCACCGCAGA
This genomic window contains:
- the ribE gene encoding 6,7-dimethyl-8-ribityllumazine synthase, with the protein product MTLKTIEGTFIAPKGRYALVVGRFNSFVVESLVSGAVDALVRHGVSESDITIIRAPGAFEIPLVAQKVAQKGEFAAIIALGAVIRGGTPHFEYVAGECTKGLAQVSMEFGVPVAFGVLTVDSIEQAIERSGTKAGNKGAEAALSALEMVSLLAQLEAK
- a CDS encoding phosphatidylglycerophosphatase A; the protein is MTDHPKQVPGEFVPPSVWRNPWHFIAFGFGSGTLPKAPGTWGSLVALPFIPLWQMLPDWGYWLMLGITMLFGFWLCGKVADDLRVHDHEGIVWDEMVGMWITLWLVPEGWYWLLAGFLMFRFFDILKPWPIRWIDRHVHGGVGIMLDDVLAGVFAWLAMQGLVWIFA
- a CDS encoding ABC transporter substrate-binding protein translates to MARRGLAILFFILLGAVAHAQDAPPSVIHLASEDWEDYTAADGHGLGWDVLRKVFEPAGVTLDIRTVPYTRSVGLVQLKEVDALVGSYRGEAEQVLYPRWNFDSDHIYALGLASNPAPTEATLGKYRLAWVRGYRYETYLPNIKRYNQIERRTGILSMLKQGRADYYIDALTEIEAVVRNAADPSQYRYSHLAELPLYLGFADTPQARALMSIYDQRMDQLVKSGELKPIFERWKQPYPFDSRQ
- the thiL gene encoding thiamine-phosphate kinase; protein product: MGEFELIRNFFAAAPCAQGGEGVALGIGDDCALLAVPSGEQLAISTDTLVAGVHFADPCDPFLLGQRSLAVAVSDLAAMGATPVAFTLALTLPTVTADWLQAYARGLNRMAQSCSVALVGGDTTRGPLSLTVTVFGRVPTGQALTRSGAQPGDLLCVGGELGNAAGALPLVLGQREAEPDIAQPLLDHYWSPQPQLALGQALRGKATSALDISDGLLADCGHIALASKVRLEIERERVPLSDALVASLGQRGAERAALSGGDDYVLAFTLPSVELPALLADGWPIHVIGRVAEGQGVVLLDREGHDITPQIRGYQHFQESP
- a CDS encoding riboflavin synthase; the protein is MFTGIIESIGSIRALTPKGGDVRVHVETGKLDLSDVKLGDSIAVNGVCLTAVELPGDGFAADVSRETLDCTAMNDLKSGSPVNLEKALTPTTRLGGHLVSGHVDGVGEVVSRSDNARAVEFRIRAPKELAKYIAHKGSITVDGTSLTVNAVDGAEFLLTIIPHTLSETIMASYKPGRRVNLEVDLLARYLERLLLGDKAAEPTSGGITESFLAANGYLKS
- the nrdR gene encoding transcriptional regulator NrdR encodes the protein MHCPFCGANDTKVIDSRLVAEGEQVRRRRECLACGERFTTFETAELVLPRLIKTDGSRQPFDEEKLRAGMQRALEKRPVSVERLESSLVHIKHKLRATGEREVKSLVVGELVMAELQKLDEVAYIRFASVYRRFQDLNEFREEIDRLAREPVKE
- the ribA gene encoding GTP cyclohydrolase II, producing the protein MPVVFVAASKLPTPFAQFTMHGFLDEATGREHVVLSLGEIADGAPVLGRLHSECLTGDALFSQRCDCGSQLEAALKAIAREGRGVLLYLRQEGRGIGLLNKIRAYELQDGGADTVEANERLGFAADQRDYAMCLPMLEHLGVKSLRLMTNNPRKVKALTDMNIVVAERVPLHTGHNPHNKLYLATKASKLDHMMGNEHQGEVDRA
- the ribD gene encoding bifunctional diaminohydroxyphosphoribosylaminopyrimidine deaminase/5-amino-6-(5-phosphoribosylamino)uracil reductase RibD, which codes for MTTAAEQAILDVHFMARALELARKGHYTTHPNPRVGCVIVRDGQIVGEGWHERAGEPHAEVHALRAAGELARGATAYVTLEPCSHHGRTPPCADALVNAGVGRVVAAMRDPNPQVAGRGLQRLADAGIATESGVLEAEARKLNQGFLKRMEHGLPFVRVKLAMSLDGRTAMESGESQWITGPAARSAVQRLRAQASVVLTGADTVLADGARLTVRGDELGLDAGQTALALSRPPLRVLIDGRLRVPLDAPFFKAGPALVATCVAIEEQYAHGPECLIVPGDDGQVDLHQLLIELASRGVNEVLVEAGPRLAGAFARLGLVDEFVIFIAGRFLGSTARPLLDWPLAYMKDAPELKITEIRAVGDDWRVTAIPVSSASV
- the nusB gene encoding transcription antitermination factor NusB codes for the protein MISDDSDRFNPRDPKPADAGKPSKSAKRREARQLATQALYQWHMAKASLNEIEAQFRVDNDFTDVDGAYFREILHGVPANRTEIDTALKPCLDLAIEELDPVELAVLRLSTWELLKRVDVPYRVVINEGIELAKVFGSTDGHKFVNGVLDKLAPRLREAEVKAFKR
- the ribBA gene encoding bifunctional 3,4-dihydroxy-2-butanone-4-phosphate synthase/GTP cyclohydrolase II; amino-acid sequence: MALNSIEELVEDIRQGKMVILMDDEDRENEGDLIMAAECCKAEHINFMAKHARGLICMPMSRERCETLKLPLMAPRNGSGFGTKFTVSIEAAEGVTTGISAADRARTVQAAAAKDAKAEDIVSPGHIFPLMAQAGGTLARAGHTEAACDLARMAGFEPSGVICEVMNDDGTMSRRAELEAFAAEHNIKIGTIADLIHYRMIHERTVQRIAEQPLDSELGQFNLVTYRDSVEGDVHMALTLGTVCAEEPTLVRVHNMDPLRDLLMVKQPGRWSLRAAMAAVAEAGSGVVLLLGHPLDGDVLLAHIRETGDQAAVKKPTTYSIVGAGSQILRDLGVRKMRLMSAPMKFNAISGFDLEVVEYVPSE